The window ACCAGCCGAGCGGGCAGCTGGTCCTCCAGACCGTTGGGGATCTTCACGATGGTCGAGTGGTGGTCGGTCGGACCCGGCTTGAAGGTCCTGCCCTTCGCTGCGGCCTTCGCGTAGTACATCGCGTACTTGGCGTACAGATCGGCGGGCTGGGAGACGGTCGCGTCGATGTACCCGTCGCGGATGGCGTCGAGTTCTTGCGGGATGCCGTCGTTGGAGACGATGGTGATGTGGCCCTTATTGCCCGCAGGCTTGAGCAAGCCCTTCTGCTCGAGGAGCGCCAGGGTGGGCTGCAGGAAGACGCCGCCGGCCTGCATGTAGATGCCGTTCAGGTCGGGGTGCTGGGCGAGTAGCGACTGGAGCTTGGCGGAGGCGACGTCGCCCTTCCACTCGGTGGGCAGCTCGAAGACCTTGATCTTCGGGTACTTCTCCTTCATGCACTGCGCGAACGCCGCCGAGCGGTCGCGTCCGTTGATGGAGTCCAGGGCGCCCTGGAACTCGGCGACCTTGCCCTTGCCACTCAGTTGCTCGCCGAGGAACTCGCACGCCTTGGTACCGTACGCCCGGTTGTCGGCGCGCACCACCATGTAGACGTCGCCCTTGTCGGGCCGGGTGTCGACACTGATCACCGGGACCTTCGCAGCCGACAGCGTGTCCAGGGTGGAGGCGATGGCGCCGGAGTCCTGGGGCGCCATGATGATGGCCTCGGCGCCCATGTTCTGGAACAACTGGACATTGGCGACGAGCCTGCTGACGTCGTTCTGTGAGTTGCTGACCGGCAGGGCGTCGACGTCCGGGGATCTGATGTCCTTCTTCAGGTAATGCCCGTAGGAGTTCCAGAAGTCGGAGTCGGCGCGAGGCAGGTCGATGCCGATGGTGGGCTCGTCGCCGCTCGAGGAGTCCGTGGTCTCGCGGTTGCATGCGGTGGCGAGCGCCATGATCGCTAGTACGGCGGCGGTGGAGCGGGGGCGAGCGAGCTTCATGGCCGTTCTCTCTCGAGTCAGGGCGGTAAGCCGTCGGGGCGACGGGGGAAGGTGGCGTACTCGCCTGCGGGAGAGAGGCGAGGCTGGCGACCGGGCAGGCGGCTGGTCGGCACAGGGGCATGCGCGGACCGCTCTCGACGTGGAGTGAATGAGGGTCAGCCTGAGACCGAGACATGGGAGAACACCGGATGTGACGACCAGTCCTCCGATGTATCTGGATTCGGGAGGACGCTACGCCGATGTGGCTCGGGTTGGCAAGGGCCAGTGCGCCGGCTTGCGCGACACTGCCCACGGACTCCACCGCCCGCCGCACCCGTTACCGCACCGCGTTCCCACCTGCCCATGGGTATCATCGGCAGTGAAGTTCGGCCGATGTTCCCTGTCGGCCGACGCTC is drawn from Streptomyces bottropensis ATCC 25435 and contains these coding sequences:
- a CDS encoding sugar ABC transporter substrate-binding protein; translation: MKLARPRSTAAVLAIMALATACNRETTDSSSGDEPTIGIDLPRADSDFWNSYGHYLKKDIRSPDVDALPVSNSQNDVSRLVANVQLFQNMGAEAIIMAPQDSGAIASTLDTLSAAKVPVISVDTRPDKGDVYMVVRADNRAYGTKACEFLGEQLSGKGKVAEFQGALDSINGRDRSAAFAQCMKEKYPKIKVFELPTEWKGDVASAKLQSLLAQHPDLNGIYMQAGGVFLQPTLALLEQKGLLKPAGNKGHITIVSNDGIPQELDAIRDGYIDATVSQPADLYAKYAMYYAKAAAKGRTFKPGPTDHHSTIVKIPNGLEDQLPARLVTWDNADDKSLWGNSLPR